A window of the Candidatus Zixiibacteriota bacterium genome harbors these coding sequences:
- a CDS encoding DUF4388 domain-containing protein gives MVDHRHHGKAAHILVYSDRADHNYAMKVRLRQEGFRLTTSPTLDSFILLYKQQTPDILIIRSFALPRDVVKILKRLSSQGINFGHSPTFLLVRGCVAHFLIPLLEIGLQDIVDVDEGIDALVPKLKEVRSRLILNAPLDSEVPRPQSGSRGNLSDMSIIDLIQALGPSQRTARITVRPDAGNGALIIYLNRGNIAFAQYGELLAEQAIYKALAWERGTWLLEPVTESDLPPANNSLPNEFILMEGCRLIDESSREAQAADSSSPQ, from the coding sequence GTGGTCGACCACAGACATCACGGAAAAGCCGCGCATATTCTGGTCTATTCCGATCGCGCCGATCACAACTATGCCATGAAAGTGCGCTTGCGCCAGGAGGGGTTTCGCCTGACCACCTCGCCGACGCTCGACTCCTTCATTTTGCTCTACAAACAGCAGACTCCCGACATCCTCATCATCCGTTCCTTCGCCTTGCCGCGCGATGTCGTCAAAATCCTCAAGCGCCTCTCCAGCCAGGGTATCAATTTCGGCCATTCGCCGACCTTCTTGCTCGTGCGCGGTTGCGTCGCCCATTTCCTCATCCCGCTCTTGGAAATCGGCCTGCAGGATATCGTCGATGTCGACGAAGGCATCGACGCGCTCGTCCCGAAGCTCAAGGAAGTGCGCAGTCGCCTGATTTTGAATGCACCCCTCGACAGCGAAGTCCCGCGCCCCCAGTCCGGCTCCCGGGGCAATCTCTCCGATATGAGCATCATCGATCTGATCCAGGCTCTCGGCCCCAGCCAGCGTACCGCGCGCATCACCGTCCGACCCGACGCCGGCAACGGCGCGCTCATCATCTACCTCAACCGCGGCAATATCGCCTTCGCGCAGTACGGCGAATTGCTCGCCGAACAGGCCATCTACAAGGCGCTCGCGTGGGAACGCGGCACCTGGCTGTTGGAGCCCGTTACCGAAAGCGACCTGCCGCCCGCCAACAACTCACTGCCCAACGAATTCATCCTAATGGAAGGCTGCCGCCTGATCGACGAAAGCTCCCGCGAAGCCCAGGCCGCCGATTCGTCGTCGCCCCAATAA